The proteins below come from a single Oncorhynchus keta strain PuntledgeMale-10-30-2019 chromosome 1, Oket_V2, whole genome shotgun sequence genomic window:
- the amh gene encoding muellerian-inhibiting factor isoform X1 translates to MRLWCIFCLILLLPSTMVTLPHQGRLSDSLLGRCQEDPTPDHPGTGPGDNRSVEVGKGLGENALTVKETINSHPSASHLPGDTPCFGRIPSHGEVIEDMFSALREGWGQESDLRKEDLTRFGVCSHSDGAPVPALSTLAEEAKKEKHGLHVWHPTKELMEGEVEGGGLVLTFHLPRPPLSNIKPILLLAFRNPRTGALGAITFTSHSLQPYKQTVCISEGTQFLILTGKQPEGKSQLQWRFNVDTKTPETGQKLSELRGILIGDGTRSDVSVIPLVLFSTNRGTDERVTEKLSPSPAPSGTYTFLCELQKFLSDVMPPQTQSQPWAASVPLYSLDSLPPLSLGVSSSETLLARLLNSSAPTLFSFPTQGSVLQGHRGELSLQPALLEVLRQRLEEVLVQMRVEEVGKAGMDRLRRLQELSVLPKEGEEAPAGVGSPSETQYRALLLLKALQTVVGAWDVERGQRATRAGQNGPGNRHLCRLHSLTVSLEKYLLSPPEATIYNCQGVCSFPLTNGNNHAILLNSQIQSGLALERSPCCVPVDYEDLKVVELDEHGTNICYKPNMVAKECGCR, encoded by the exons ATGAGGCTATGGTGCATATTCTGCTTGATACTGCTGCTGCCCAGCACAATGGTCACTTTGCCACACCAGGGCAGACTGAGTGACAGCCTGCTAGGCCGGTGTCAGGAGGACCCCACGCCAGACCACCCAGGAACAGGGCCAG GAGACAACCGTTCAGTGGAGGTTGGAAAAGGTTTGGGAGAGAATGCCTTAACAGTGAAGGAGACCATAAACTCCCATCCCAGCGCTTCTCACCTACCTGGGGACACTCCATGTTTCGGAAGGATACCGTCTCATGGAGAGGTTATTGAGGATATGTTTTCAGCACTTCGTGAAGGTTGGGGCCAGGAAAGCGACCTGAGAAAGGAGGATTTGACTCGATTTGGCGTTTGCTCACACTCTGATGGTGCTCCAGTACCTGCCTTATCCACACTAGCTGAAGAAGCCAAAAAAGAGAAACATGGGCTACATGTTTGGCACCCAACCAAAG AGCTCATGGAGGGTGaagtggagggagggggtcttGTGTTGACCTTCCACCTCCCCCGGCCTCCCCTCTCCAATATCAAGCCCATACTGCTCCTTGCCTTTAGAAACCCCAGAACAGGAGCGCTCGGTGCCATCACTTTCACCAGTCACTCTCTGCAGCCTTACAAACAG ACGGTATGTATTTCAGAAGGAACACAGTTCCTCATCCTAACAGGAAAGCAACCCGAGGGCAAAAGTCAACTGCAATGGAGATTCAATGTTGACACAAAAACACCAGAGACGG GACAAAAGCTGTCTGAACTACGAGGTATCCTGATTGGTGACGGAACAAGAAGTGATGTCAGTGTCATTCCCCTGGTGCTTTTCTCAACAAATAGAGGAACTGATGAAAG AGTGACAGAAAAGCTGAgtccctcccctgctccctctggGACCTACACGTTTCTGTGTGAGCTGCAGAAGTTCCTCAGTGACGTCATGCCACCACAGACGCAGTCACAACCATGGGCTGCTTCGGTACctctgtactctctggactctctTCCCCCCCTGTCCCTTGGGGTGTCGTCCAGTGAGACCCTCCTTGCCAGGCTGCTCAACTCCTCAGCTCCCACCCTGTTCTCTTTCCCCACACAGGGCTCTGTGCTCCAAGGGCATCGTGGGGAGCTGTCCCTGCAGCCTGCCCTACTGGAGGTGCTCAGGCAGAGGCTGGAGGAGGTTCTGGTCCAGATGAGGGTGGAGGAGGTGGGCAAAGCAGGAATGGACAGACTGAGGAGACTCCAGGAACTCAGTGTCCTTCCTAAAGAGGGCGAGGAAGCACCAGCAG GTGTTGGGAGCCCCAGTGAAACGCAGTACCGAGCCCTGCTTCTGCTGAAGGCCCTGCAGACAGTAGTGGGAGCCTGGGATGTGGAGAGGGGGCAGCGGGCCACCAGAGCAGGCCAGAACGGCCCAGGGAACCGGCACCTTTGTCGACTGCACAGTCTCACCGTGTCCCTAGAGAAATACCTACTGTCTCCTCCTGAGGCCACCATCTACAACTGCCAGGGAGTCTGCAGCTTTCCCCTGACCAACGGGAATAACCATGCTATCCTGCTTAACAGCCAGATCCAGAGTGGCCTGGCCCTGGAGCGCTCGCCCTGCTGTGTGCCTGTGGACTATGAGGACCTCAAGGTGGTGGAGTTGGATGAGCATGGAACCAATATCTGCTACAAACCAAACATGGTGGCCAAGGAGTGTGGATGCCGCTGA
- the amh gene encoding muellerian-inhibiting factor isoform X2: MRLWCIFCLILLLPSTMVTLPHQGRLSDSLLGRCQEDPTPDHPGTGPDNRSVEVGKGLGENALTVKETINSHPSASHLPGDTPCFGRIPSHGEVIEDMFSALREGWGQESDLRKEDLTRFGVCSHSDGAPVPALSTLAEEAKKEKHGLHVWHPTKELMEGEVEGGGLVLTFHLPRPPLSNIKPILLLAFRNPRTGALGAITFTSHSLQPYKQTVCISEGTQFLILTGKQPEGKSQLQWRFNVDTKTPETGQKLSELRGILIGDGTRSDVSVIPLVLFSTNRGTDERVTEKLSPSPAPSGTYTFLCELQKFLSDVMPPQTQSQPWAASVPLYSLDSLPPLSLGVSSSETLLARLLNSSAPTLFSFPTQGSVLQGHRGELSLQPALLEVLRQRLEEVLVQMRVEEVGKAGMDRLRRLQELSVLPKEGEEAPAGVGSPSETQYRALLLLKALQTVVGAWDVERGQRATRAGQNGPGNRHLCRLHSLTVSLEKYLLSPPEATIYNCQGVCSFPLTNGNNHAILLNSQIQSGLALERSPCCVPVDYEDLKVVELDEHGTNICYKPNMVAKECGCR; encoded by the exons ATGAGGCTATGGTGCATATTCTGCTTGATACTGCTGCTGCCCAGCACAATGGTCACTTTGCCACACCAGGGCAGACTGAGTGACAGCCTGCTAGGCCGGTGTCAGGAGGACCCCACGCCAGACCACCCAGGAACAGGGCCAG ACAACCGTTCAGTGGAGGTTGGAAAAGGTTTGGGAGAGAATGCCTTAACAGTGAAGGAGACCATAAACTCCCATCCCAGCGCTTCTCACCTACCTGGGGACACTCCATGTTTCGGAAGGATACCGTCTCATGGAGAGGTTATTGAGGATATGTTTTCAGCACTTCGTGAAGGTTGGGGCCAGGAAAGCGACCTGAGAAAGGAGGATTTGACTCGATTTGGCGTTTGCTCACACTCTGATGGTGCTCCAGTACCTGCCTTATCCACACTAGCTGAAGAAGCCAAAAAAGAGAAACATGGGCTACATGTTTGGCACCCAACCAAAG AGCTCATGGAGGGTGaagtggagggagggggtcttGTGTTGACCTTCCACCTCCCCCGGCCTCCCCTCTCCAATATCAAGCCCATACTGCTCCTTGCCTTTAGAAACCCCAGAACAGGAGCGCTCGGTGCCATCACTTTCACCAGTCACTCTCTGCAGCCTTACAAACAG ACGGTATGTATTTCAGAAGGAACACAGTTCCTCATCCTAACAGGAAAGCAACCCGAGGGCAAAAGTCAACTGCAATGGAGATTCAATGTTGACACAAAAACACCAGAGACGG GACAAAAGCTGTCTGAACTACGAGGTATCCTGATTGGTGACGGAACAAGAAGTGATGTCAGTGTCATTCCCCTGGTGCTTTTCTCAACAAATAGAGGAACTGATGAAAG AGTGACAGAAAAGCTGAgtccctcccctgctccctctggGACCTACACGTTTCTGTGTGAGCTGCAGAAGTTCCTCAGTGACGTCATGCCACCACAGACGCAGTCACAACCATGGGCTGCTTCGGTACctctgtactctctggactctctTCCCCCCCTGTCCCTTGGGGTGTCGTCCAGTGAGACCCTCCTTGCCAGGCTGCTCAACTCCTCAGCTCCCACCCTGTTCTCTTTCCCCACACAGGGCTCTGTGCTCCAAGGGCATCGTGGGGAGCTGTCCCTGCAGCCTGCCCTACTGGAGGTGCTCAGGCAGAGGCTGGAGGAGGTTCTGGTCCAGATGAGGGTGGAGGAGGTGGGCAAAGCAGGAATGGACAGACTGAGGAGACTCCAGGAACTCAGTGTCCTTCCTAAAGAGGGCGAGGAAGCACCAGCAG GTGTTGGGAGCCCCAGTGAAACGCAGTACCGAGCCCTGCTTCTGCTGAAGGCCCTGCAGACAGTAGTGGGAGCCTGGGATGTGGAGAGGGGGCAGCGGGCCACCAGAGCAGGCCAGAACGGCCCAGGGAACCGGCACCTTTGTCGACTGCACAGTCTCACCGTGTCCCTAGAGAAATACCTACTGTCTCCTCCTGAGGCCACCATCTACAACTGCCAGGGAGTCTGCAGCTTTCCCCTGACCAACGGGAATAACCATGCTATCCTGCTTAACAGCCAGATCCAGAGTGGCCTGGCCCTGGAGCGCTCGCCCTGCTGTGTGCCTGTGGACTATGAGGACCTCAAGGTGGTGGAGTTGGATGAGCATGGAACCAATATCTGCTACAAACCAAACATGGTGGCCAAGGAGTGTGGATGCCGCTGA